DNA from Gracilinanus agilis isolate LMUSP501 chromosome 3, AgileGrace, whole genome shotgun sequence:
ATCTCTTTGACCAGAGATGTGCAAAACTAGTTTTTTATCTAAGGAGAGCTCTTCCCCACCCcattaccaaaaaagaaaacattcttttttctgtGGACTTTGATGTttccaactttaaaaaatcaatattatttcTCCAACCTTTCCTCCCCAACTAGATTTTCATATCTCTAGGTGCAACAGATAATAACTAGATAGTTTAGTATGTTGCATGTCTCATCTTCTAATTGATTTTGCTATAGGACTTCAGTGGGAGAAGATTCCTCCATATGGAAGAGTCCAAGAAACAACCAGACTGAAGGAAAGTGGCACTGAAAAGCTTCTAGATGAAAGAGATGGTGgaattaaggaaaatgaggaattcCAGGTAGCAGAAACAGAAGATAACTTGGAGTGGCTGGGATCTCAGCAACCCAGCAAAGATGGAATGATGATCAAACAGGACAAAGAAGTAGAGGATGGTGAGCAAGAGATAGATAATGATAATgaggatggtgatgatgatgatgatgatgaagaagatgaagtACGATTGATAGAGTTTAAGAAAGGCAATGGAAGAGCTTCTCACTTCAAGGAGGAAGGCAATGGCAGTGAGGACTCCCCTCTGAGCAGCCCCAGTTCACAGCCTATGACCCCAGAGGAGCTACCGGCCTTGGGAAAGAAGAATGATATTTCCAGACATACTTATTCAAGATACAACACAATATCCTACCGGAAAATTAAAAAGGGGAACACAAAGCAGAGAATTGATGAATTTGAGTCCATGCTGCATTTGTAATTTACTTCCTTGAGACATTTCGGTGCCCATCCTACCCAAGTCATCTTTTTTCTTATGTATAATTTCATAACTGGTGGAAACTTAACCTTCTgtccttcatttgaaaattgagTGCAAGTAGTCATAGCAAGAAAAATCAAATTTGGTCAGCCGAAATCAAGCAGCATTAGGTTTCTTCACTTACATAACAGGATTTATACAGTCTAAAACTTTACTAATACATCATGCTGTATGTCAAGTACCACAGATGAATCTGGCAATGATCCAGCTGTATAATTGGCAAGGGTAGTAAGTGGCATAACCAAAGGAAGAAGATGGCTCTTCAAGGATTCTTCTTTATCTTAAAAATCTTTCCAAGCTGTAAATCTCAAGAGCTTGGGAAGCCCAGTATTAAACTTCAAAAATTCATATTTGTCGATTAGTACAAATGAAGCACATTGTTTCATAGAATCATGAAAAGAATCTTCAAGGTTTCTTCCTCATTCCCTCAGATTCCCTCCCGTGGTATGAAACTGTTATCTTGGACTTCTGAATAGTGAAAAGTCTATATGGCCAGTCCCTTCATGTTACCATTCATTGGGTCCCCTCGCTGGAGGGGCTGAGCAGCTGTCAGCCGGGAGAGTTCCGTTTGGTAAATGTTGGTATTATGTTCACCACTG
Protein-coding regions in this window:
- the ERMN gene encoding ermin — its product is MTEVPKTSSLTECNGDMSPEKDITEISDEVFTSDGLSQCHDADVSLEDSFSKGNLEEKYSRASMICRDLAWSLEENKHLEEDFTVHKRIASLSLKETRTGEVTSEEGLQWEKIPPYGRVQETTRLKESGTEKLLDERDGGIKENEEFQVAETEDNLEWLGSQQPSKDGMMIKQDKEVEDGEQEIDNDNEDGDDDDDDEEDEVRLIEFKKGNGRASHFKEEGNGSEDSPLSSPSSQPMTPEELPALGKKNDISRHTYSRYNTISYRKIKKGNTKQRIDEFESMLHL